The Acinetobacter sp. SAAs474 DNA window TGCATTATCTTTAGGGGCAACTCGGTTTCAGGTTTTTAAATTTGTGATTTTACCGACGGCATTGCCACATATTCTCACCGGTATTCGTATTGGTTTAGGCGTGGGATGGTCAACATTAGTTGCTGCGGAATTGGTTGCAGCAGATCGCGGTATTGGCTTTATGGTGCAATCTGCAGCGCAATTCTTAGTCACGGATACAGTGATCTTAGGCATTATTGTGATTGCAGTGGTTGCGGTAAGTTTTGAATTGTTTTTACGCTGGTTACAACAGCAGTTAGCGCCGTGGTACGGTCAAAATATGTAGAAGAGAAGTTATGTCATTACAAATTAAACAGATTAATCCAAATATTGGTGCAATTGTTGAAGGTGTTGATTTAAATCAAGTTAATTCAGAAATCGCTGCCGACATTCATCGTGCATTATTAAAACATCAAGTCATTTTTTTCCGCCAGCAAATGCTGACAGCACAATCGCAGGTTAAACTTGCCAAAATTTTTGGTACTTTACATATTCATCCTATTTATCCGGCACTGGATGAAGCACCTGAAGTAATTATTCTTGATAGTCATCGTCAAGACTTACGTGATAATGACTTATGGCATACTGATGTTACTTTTAGTCAAACGCCACCATTAGGGTGTGTTTTACAAGCCATCAAAATACCTGCCTCTGGTGGTGATACCTTATGGGCAAGTGGTACTGCTGCATTTCAGGCCTTGCCTGAAGATTTAAAACAGCAGTTACGTGGATTAACTGCTACGCACGATATGCGAAAATCATTTCCTACAGAGCGTTTTGCGACTTCGCTTGAAGATCAACAACGTTTAGAGCGATCGTTTCGTCAATATCCACCTGTTATTCATCCTGTGATCCGTACTCATCCTGAAACAGGGGAGGAAATCTTATTTGTTAATGAAGGTTTTACTACCGATATTAATCAACTTTCAGATAGCGAGAATGAAGATTTACTCGCTTGGTTATTTGCACATATTGTCAAACCTGAATTTCATTTACGTTGGCAATGGCAAGCGGGTGATGTGGCAATTTGGGATAACCGTAGTACTCAGCATAAAGCTTTATTTGATTATGGTGATGCACATCGGATTATGCATCGTGCAACGATCAATGGTACCGTTCCTTATTATACAGCACCATAAATGAGTAACAGTTAATTCTAAATGGGATGATATCCATGATTTTAGCTGGTATTGAGTTTCTTTATGAGCACCAATAGATCATCCGTTCACATACGATGTTAGTTGAGTTATCAGTTGATCCTTTAGAAATTGATGAGATCATTCAGCATGATCTCATTCAAAAAATACGTCATCCGATATCAGGATAGAGATAAATTTTGCCCATTTTATCAGGGTAGTTTTGAGTTTTTACTGGTATTTTTTTCTTGTCGTATCCCATCCGCTAGTGTCATAACATCACCACGTATAGTACTGATCATATTAGTTTGATCATATGTGATGTGTATTGACTATGATCTAACCAAAATTCAGTGATTATCTATGCTTTATTGTTTAAATATAAGTCAATGCTTAAAACGATTAATCTGCTTATCCTTCAATTGAGTTGTACTTTCATTTTAGACAATATGTGACTGACTATAAGGTGAGCAAAATTATGCTGTGATGATTTATTACTCATTAAATTATCATATTAAGATAATAATATTGACAAATTAAAGTGTATTTGTAAAAATTGACTAACAAAATATCTAAAAGTGAATAAATTGCCTTTAATTTGTTCTATGAGATATTTAACTCTCCTTTGAATAGCAACACGTCATCATGGTGTTGATCTATCACTTCTTTGATTTATGTAATTACGTTATATCGCTTGCTTTATAACGCACTGAGATTTTTCTAAAAGAAAATGATAGATGTTTTTAGAGATAAGCTATGTTGCTAATACGACCGATTCTCGCTTTTCGTCCAAATAAATTGGATTGGATCTTTGCGATTAAAACGTTTTTGGCAGGTATGCTTGCACTTTATGTGGCGTTTTCTCTGAATCTTGCTTATCCAATTTGGGCTGTTGGAACAGTTTTTGTGATTGCTAATCCCTATGCAGGGATGACGTCTTCTAAAAGTCTAT harbors:
- the tauD gene encoding taurine dioxygenase; translated protein: MSLQIKQINPNIGAIVEGVDLNQVNSEIAADIHRALLKHQVIFFRQQMLTAQSQVKLAKIFGTLHIHPIYPALDEAPEVIILDSHRQDLRDNDLWHTDVTFSQTPPLGCVLQAIKIPASGGDTLWASGTAAFQALPEDLKQQLRGLTATHDMRKSFPTERFATSLEDQQRLERSFRQYPPVIHPVIRTHPETGEEILFVNEGFTTDINQLSDSENEDLLAWLFAHIVKPEFHLRWQWQAGDVAIWDNRSTQHKALFDYGDAHRIMHRATINGTVPYYTAP